From one Nonomuraea polychroma genomic stretch:
- a CDS encoding cysteine desulfurase family protein, with product MTRPSAYLDHAATTPMLPEAIEAMTEQLKRVGNPSSLHAAGRQVRRVVEESRETIADALGARPSEVVFTSGGTEADNLAIKGLYWARQPRRRVLISSVEHHAALDPAHWLATSQGAEVELLEVDPYGRVHPDTLRAAIERDPGSVAMISIMWANNEVGTIQPVRVLAAIARDHGIPFHTDAVQAIGQLPVSFAESGADALTLTGHKVGGPMGVGALLLARGLTPVSVQHGGGQERDVRSGTLDAPAIAGLAAAVSTAVKHQETQSRRLTALRDELIERVRQAVPDVILNGDPANRLPGNAHFSFPGCEGDALLMLLDAKGVECSTGSACSAGVAQPSHVLLAMGADAAAARGSLRFTLGHTSTREDVDRLIEVLPAAVERARRAGLS from the coding sequence GTGACCAGACCGTCGGCCTATCTTGATCATGCAGCGACCACGCCCATGCTGCCCGAGGCGATCGAGGCCATGACGGAGCAACTGAAACGCGTCGGCAACCCTTCCTCGCTGCACGCGGCGGGTCGCCAGGTGCGCAGGGTGGTCGAGGAGTCGCGTGAGACGATCGCCGACGCGCTCGGCGCCCGGCCCAGTGAGGTCGTGTTCACCTCGGGGGGCACCGAAGCGGACAACCTCGCGATCAAGGGTCTTTACTGGGCACGGCAACCGCGCCGGCGCGTGCTGATCAGCTCCGTGGAGCACCACGCCGCGCTCGACCCGGCCCATTGGCTGGCCACCAGCCAGGGCGCGGAGGTCGAGCTGCTGGAGGTGGACCCGTACGGCCGGGTGCACCCCGACACGCTGCGGGCGGCGATCGAGCGCGACCCCGGCAGCGTGGCGATGATCAGCATCATGTGGGCCAACAACGAGGTCGGCACCATCCAGCCGGTGCGCGTGCTGGCGGCCATCGCCCGTGACCACGGCATCCCGTTCCACACCGACGCGGTGCAGGCGATCGGGCAGTTGCCCGTGTCGTTCGCCGAGTCCGGGGCCGACGCCCTCACGCTGACCGGTCACAAGGTCGGCGGCCCGATGGGGGTCGGCGCGTTGTTGCTGGCCAGAGGGCTGACTCCGGTGTCCGTGCAGCACGGCGGTGGCCAGGAGCGCGACGTGCGCTCCGGCACGCTGGACGCGCCCGCCATCGCGGGGCTCGCGGCCGCCGTCAGCACCGCCGTCAAGCATCAGGAGACACAGAGCCGCCGTCTGACGGCGCTGCGCGACGAGCTCATCGAACGTGTCCGCCAGGCCGTGCCCGACGTGATCCTCAACGGCGACCCGGCCAACCGGCTGCCCGGCAACGCCCACTTCTCCTTCCCCGGCTGCGAGGGTGACGCGCTGCTCATGCTGCTCGATGCCAAAGGCGTGGAGTGCTCGACGGGCTCGGCCTGCTCGGCGGGGGTGGCTCAGCCGTCTCACGTGCTCCTGGCCATGGGGGCCGACGCGGCCGCGGCGCGGGGCTCACTCAGGTTCACGTTGGGCCACACCTCGACCCGCGAGGACGTCGACCGCCTGATCGAGGTGCTCCCGGCCGCCGTCGAACGGGCGCGGCGGGCCGGCCTGAGCTGA
- a CDS encoding TetR/AcrR family transcriptional regulator, with product MRRDELLDAAEELLCDQGSTALTLSAVAERAGVSKGGLLYHYGSKEALIKGMVERLIEDFDELMAAQPGETYTERYLGATLAAVRSGRLRRWAVVTGASGNLFLLAPLRDAMARWHREGLSEEPDQRASQIVRLACEGLWDVASHDPELNSEDDLRALESRMRAILKPA from the coding sequence ATGAGAAGGGACGAGCTTTTGGACGCGGCGGAGGAGCTCCTCTGCGACCAAGGCTCGACCGCGCTCACGCTGTCGGCCGTCGCAGAGCGAGCCGGCGTGAGCAAGGGCGGCCTCCTCTATCACTACGGCTCCAAGGAAGCCTTGATCAAAGGCATGGTCGAACGGTTGATCGAGGACTTCGACGAGCTGATGGCCGCTCAGCCTGGTGAAACCTACACCGAGCGCTACCTGGGTGCGACGCTGGCCGCCGTCCGATCGGGGCGGCTGCGACGATGGGCGGTCGTCACAGGTGCGTCGGGCAACCTCTTCCTGCTGGCGCCGCTCCGCGACGCCATGGCCCGATGGCATCGGGAGGGGTTGAGCGAGGAGCCGGATCAGCGGGCGTCGCAGATCGTACGGCTCGCGTGTGAGGGGCTCTGGGACGTGGCCAGCCACGATCCGGAGCTGAACAGCGAGGATGACCTGCGGGCCCTGGAGAGCCGCATGAGAGCCATCCTCAAACCTGCCTGA